Proteins co-encoded in one Callospermophilus lateralis isolate mCalLat2 chromosome 2, mCalLat2.hap1, whole genome shotgun sequence genomic window:
- the Rassf10 gene encoding ras association domain-containing protein 10, with product MDPSEKKISVWICQEEKLVSGLSRRTTCSDVVRVLLEDGCRRRRRQRRGQRRGMAGDPQGPGELPEPPDEDDDDDEALSQGMLCGPPQCYCIVEKWRGFERILPNKTRILRLLSAWGDEQENVRFVLVRSEASLPNAGPRSAEARVVLSRERPCLARGAPARPSLAMTQEKQRRVVRKAFRKLAKLNRRRQQQPPPSPCSSTSSSTASSCSSPPQAQESASVERMETLVHLVLSQDHTIRQQVQRLLELDREIDRYEAKVHLDRMRRHGVNYVQDTYLVGAGIEVDGPIPGEEPEEVAVAEEVSAAPLDGEAQAAALEELARRCDELLQLQEQRTQQEELLERLSTEIQEELNQRWMRRRREELAVREEPPEPDGGPDGELLLEQERVRTQLSTSLYIGLRLNTDLEAVKADLDYSQQQRDSKERELQGLLQTLNTLELTIVQEGASGPSGPTREPQPQACAEMWVDQARGLAKSCPGNDEDSDTGLSSMHSQDSDSVPVCESLV from the coding sequence ATGGATCCTTCGGAGAAGAAGATATCGGTGTGGATCTGCCAGGAGGAGAAGCTGGTGTCCGGTCTCTCCCGCCGCACCACTTGCTCGGATGTGGTGCGGGTTCTGTTGGAGGACGGCTGCCGGCGAAGACGGAGGCAGCGGCGGGGCCAGCGAAGGGGGATGGCCGGAGACCCGCAAGGCCCAGGGGAACTGCCAGAACCCCCGGATGAAGACGACGACGACGATGAGGCGCTGTCCCAGGGCATGCTGTGCGGGCCCCCGCAGTGCTATTGCATCGTGGAGAAGTGGCGTGGCTTTGAGCGCATCCTGCCCAACAAGACGCGCATCTTGCGCCTCTTATCCGCCTGGGGCGACGAGCAAGAAAACGTGCGCTTCGTGTTAGTTCGCAGCGAGGCGTCGCTGCCCAACGCAGGTCCGCGCAGTGCGGAGGCGCGGGTAGTGCTCAGCCGCGAGCGCCCCTGCTTGGCCCGGGGAGCCCCGGCTCGGCCCAGCCTGGCCATGACCCAGGAGAAGCAGCGGCGGGTGGTGCGCAAGGCCTTCCGCAAGCTGGCCAAGCTCAACCGGCGGCGCCAGCAGCAGCCGCCGCCTTCTCCCTGTTCGTCCACTTCATCGTCCACTGCCTCGTCTTGCTCGTCGCCGCCGCAGGCCCAGGAGAGTGCGTCTGTGGAGCGCATGGAGACGCTGGTGCATCTGGTGCTCTCCCAGGACCACACCATCCGCCAGCAGGTGCAGCGGCTTCTGGAGCTGGACCGAGAAATCGACCGCTACGAAGCCAAGGTGCATCTTGACCGTATGCGACGGCATGGGGTGAACTACGTGCAGGACACTTACTTGGTGGGGGCAGGGATAGAAGTCGATGGGCCCATCCCGGGCGAGGAGCCCGAGGAGGTAGCGGTAGCCGAGGAGGTATCAGCGGCGCCCCTGGACGGTGAGGCTCAGGCGGCAGCGCTGGAGGAGCTGGCCCGGCGCTGTGACGAACTGCTGCAGCTGCAGGAGCAGCGAACTCAGCAGGAGGAGTTGCTGGAGCGTCTCTCCACCGAGATTCAGGAGGAATTGAACCAGAGATGGATGCGGCGGCGCAGGGAAGAACTGGCGGTGCGAGAGGAGCCCCCGGAGCCCGACGGCGGCCCGGACGGCGAGCTGCTGCTGGAGCAGGAGCGGGTCAGGACGCAACTCAGCACCAGCCTTTACATTGGGCTCAGGCTCAACACGGACCTGGAAGCCGTCAAGGCGGACTTGGATTACAGCCAGCAGCAGCGGGACAGCAAGGAGCGTGAGCTGCAGGGCCTTCTCCAGACTTTGAACACTTTGGAGCTCACCATAGTGCAGGAGGGGGCTTCTGGCCCCAGCGGACCCACGCGGGAACCCCAGCCTCAGGCCTGCGCCGAGATGTGGGTGGACCAGGCTCGCGGACTGGCCAAGAGCTGTCCTGGCAACGACGAGGACTCGGATACTGGACTGAGCTCTATGCACAGCCAGGACTCGGATTCCGTGCCTGTGTGCGAATCCCTGGTGTAG